One window from the genome of Eucalyptus grandis isolate ANBG69807.140 chromosome 7, ASM1654582v1, whole genome shotgun sequence encodes:
- the LOC104415901 gene encoding squalene synthase-like, which produces MGSLGAILKHPDELYPLLKLKMKARNAEKQLPQQPHWRFCYSMLRKFSKTFAFVIEQLPTELRDAVCILYLVLRALDTVEDDTSIPVDVKVPILKAFLQHVFDKEWHFSCGTKECKVLMDQFHHVSTAFLELGKRYQEVIEEITKRMGAGMAKFICKEVETVDDYNEYCHYVSGLIGLGLSKLFHASGAEDLAPDSLSNSMALILQKQDIIRDYLEDINKIPKSRMFWPHQIWGKYVNKLEDLKYEENSVKAVQCLNEMVTDALTHVEDSLTYMFALRDPAIFRFWAIFQIMAIGNLALSYNNIEVFRGEVKIRAGLAAKLRDHTRTMADVYGAFYDFSCMLKSKVDKNDPNATKTLSIIEGIQKACRDSGLLNKRKSYILATEPTNSSVLVALLLIVLVIVVAHLCASQLSN; this is translated from the exons ATGGGGAGTTTGGGAGCTATTTTGAAGCATCCGGATGAACTCTACCCACTGTTGAAGCTGAAGATGAAGGCGAGGAATGCCGAGAAGCAGCTCCCTCAGCAACCTCATTGGCGATTTTGCTACTCCATGCTCCGCAAGTTCTCCAAGACATTCGCTTTCGTCATCGAACAACTCCCCACCGAGCTTCGCGATGCG GTGTGCATACTCTATTTGGTCCTGCGCGCCCTCGATACAGTTG AGGATGACACGAGCATACCTGTTGATGTCAAAGTGCCTATCCTGAAAGCTTTTCTTCAGCACGTGTTTGATAAGGAGTGGCATTTTTCAT GTGGTACAAAGGAGTGCAAGGTTTTAATGGACCAATTTCATCATGTTTCAACGGCTTTCCTGGAGCTTGGGAAGAG GTATCAAGAGGTAATTGAGGAGATTACTAAAAGAATGGGAGCAGGAATGGCAAAATTTATTTGCAAAGAG GTGGAAACAGTTGATGATTACAATGAATATTGCCACTATGTGTCAGGACTTATAGGTTTAGGTCTGTCAAAGCTTTTCCATGCTTCTGGAGCTGAAGATTTGGCACCAGATTCTCTGTCCAATTCAATGGCTTTGATTCTACAG AAACAAGACATTATTCGAGATTATTTGGAAGATATCAATAAGATTCCAAAGTCACGCATGTTTTGGCCTCATCAGATTTGGGGCAAATATGTAAACAAACTTGAG GACTTGAAGTATGAGGAGAACTCAGTGAAGGCAGTACAATGTTTGAATGAGATGGTCACAGATGCTTTGACACATGTTGAAGACAGTTTGACATACATGTTTGCTTTAAGGGATCCTGCTATATTCCGGTTTTGGGCTATTTTTCAG ATAATGGCGATTGGAAATTTAGCTTTATCCTACAACAATATTGAAGTTTTCAGAGGCGAAGTAAAGATCAGGGCAG GTCTTGCTGCTAAACTTAGGGATCACACAAGGACAATGGCTGATGTTTATGGTGctttctatgatttttcttgTATGCTAAAGTCCAAG GTTGACAAGAATGATCCTAATGCTACAAAAACATTGAGCATAATCGAGGGTATACAGAAGGCTTGCAGAGATTCTGGCCTCCTAAACAAaag GAAATCTTACATCCTTGCGACTGAACCCACAAATAGTTCTGTCCTG GTCGCCCTTTTGCTCATTGTACTGGTAATAGTTGTCGCTCATCTCTGTGCAAGCCAATTGAGTAACTAA